Genomic window (Candidatus Eremiobacterota bacterium):
GACGCTCGTCGCGATGCATCACCCGCCGTTCGACACCGGCATCGCACCGCTCGACTCGCATCCGCTGCGCGGTCGCGAGGAACTTGCAGCGATTGTTGCGACTCATCCGCAGGTGGTGCGCATGATCGGCGGTCATATCCACCGCGCGTGCGAGGCCGCGTTCGGCGGAACCGTCGCGTCGACGGCGCCGAGCACGGCGCACCAGCTCATTCTCGATCGCCAACCGTCGGGGGGCTACATGCTGCGTCTAGAGCGTCCGGCGTTCGTCATGCACCGCTGGACCGGTCGAGCCCTGACTTCCGAAATCCACCCGACGACCGGCCGCGCCGCACCGCACTTGCGCGCCGTCTGCTGACGCGGACCGTTCGTGGACGTGGCCGAGCAGAGATCGTGTCCCGCGGAGTGTGGTATGAACGACTCTCGACGGTCTACGACAGCTCGACCCACGTCGGCGCATGATCGCTCGTCTTCTGTCGCGCTCGCACGTCGCGATCGACGCTGGCGGCAACGAGGCGCGCCGCGACGGCGGGACTCAGCATGGTATGGTCGATGCGCAGGCCCGCATCGCGGCCGAATGCGTTCCGGAAGTAATCCCAAAACGTATAGATCCGCTCGCCCGGGTGCAGCGCCCGTAGGGCGTCGGTCCACCCCTGCGCCGCAAGCCGCTGAAACGCGGCCCGTACTTCGGGGCGGAAGAGCGCGTCGTCGACCCAGCGCTCCGGCTTGTACACGTCCAGCTCGGCCGGCATGACGTTATAATCGCCCCCCAGAACCGCCGGAACGCCGCGCGCGAGCAGGCTGCCTGCGTAGTCGATGAGCGCATCGAACCAGGCGAGCTTGTAGTCGAACTTTGGGCCAGGCGCGGGGTTGCCGTTCGGCAGATACAGGCACCCGACCAGTTAGGCGTCGGTCGGGCCTTGCCCGAGCCGGCCCGGCGACGCCCGGCCGTTGCGGCGGCTCGGCTGCCGATCGCGTTAACCGTGAGGGGCGCCCGGTACCTGGGAATAGATCGAACCCCCAGTAGGAAAGCGAAGGATCGCCGCCCAGTGAGACTTGTAAATCAGAACGAGATTGCCGAGCGCCTCGAGGCCTATGCCGAGCGCATCGGGCCATTCGGGTTCTCCGGCGCCTTTCTGGTGGGCCGCGGGGCCGATATCGTCTACGAGCGCGGCGTGGGCTATGCCGACCGCCGGACGGAGTCGCCGATCACCCCGGAGACGATCTTCGATACCGGCTCGATCACCAAGCAGTTCACCGCGGCGACGATCCTTGCACTCCAAGAGGCCGGACGACTGCGCGTCACCGACACGCTGGCGACGTTCTTCCCGGAGGCTCCGGAGGACAAGCGCGCGATCACCGTTCACCACCTGCTCTCGCACTCGGCCGGCCTGCACTTCACCTTTGGCCACGACTACGATCCGCTGACCCGCGACGGGCTCATCGCAGCGATCATGGCATCCAAGCTGGGAAGCGTTCCGGGCACGGCGTTCAATTACTCGAACGTCGGATACACGCTGCTCGCGGCGATCATCGAGCTCGTCGAAGGCTGCAGTTACGAGCAGGTGCTGCGCGAACGAATACTCCGGCCTGCCGGCTTGAACGAAACCGGATACGTGCTCCCCGATTGGGATCGCGCGCGCATCGCACACGGATACGACGGAAGCGCCGATTGGGGAACCTCGCTCGACCATTTGTGGGCGAGCGACGGCCCCTACTGGAACCTGCGCGGCAGCGGTGGACTGCTCTCGTCGTTGCGCGATCTGCACCGGTGGCACCGTGCGCTGCGCGACGGATCGGTTCTCTCCGAGGAGAGCCGCGCCGCCTTGTTCCGCCCGAACATCCCGATGACGAACGAGGTCTCATACGCGTACGGGTGGTCGATCTCGAAAACGCCGCGCGACACGACCGTGGCTTCGCACCATGGCACCAACGGCGTCTTCCTCGCCGACTTCCGGCGCTACCTTGACGAAGACGTCGTGGTGCTGATGTTCACGAATCAAGCGACGCCGGGGTCGGCGATCGTTCACCCGCTGCAGCAATTCGTTTTCGGTCCGGTCCCCGAGCTGCCGCCATCGGTCGATGACCACTCCGATCACCTCGAGCGCTTCGCGGGTGACTACGGTAGCAGCATCATCGTCCGGGTCGCTGCCGAGCGCACCGGACTGCTCGTTCAGCCACGCGATCAGCCGGCGTTTTCGGTTATCAGCGCCATACCGCCGAAGTACGCCGCAACCGCCGCGCAGCGGAATGCCAAGCAGCAACAGGCGCTCGCGGATGCAGTCGTGGGCGATTACCGCCGGTGGATGGCGCTGCAGCTCGAGGACACGCCCGACGTCCGAGCTCGCCAGCACGTCTTTTGGGACGGGGTTCGCGACACCGTCGGAACGATCACCGCAGTCAACGCGCTCGGAGAGGTCGCCGGCGGAAACGGTGTCGACTCGTATGCCTGCATCACCGGCAGCGAAGGCGCGTTGCTCGTGCGTATTGCCTGGTCGCATGACGAGTGCATCCAAGACGTCGATGCGGCGCCGCAGCTCCCGGAGTTTCGCTTCGCCCGGGCCCTCGACGGAACGTTCATAAACTACGACCTCCGCAACCAGACCGTGGTGCGTCTCCGCTTCGGCGGCGACCTCACGATCGAAGGTCCGGCCGGAACGTTCCGCGTCGTGCGCGCAATGCAGCGGCGCCCGATGTGACCGCCGAGTCCGTAAGGACCCCAAGGCGTGATTTTACATTCTCATATCCATTTGGGCGCCCGATTGCATCATCTGAAGGTGCCCGAGCGCTGCGCTCCAGTCGGCTGACGAGATACCGATGCTGCTGCGAAACGGATATTGCAGTTCGAAGAGCAACACGAGCGTTGAAACGGTGACGACCGTTACGGCTGACGTCATTAGCAGATGAATACGCTTATTCGAAAGCCCGAAGAGCCAGCAAAATCCGATGACGCAGAATGCACCGATCGCCAAGACAAGCCACTCGAACGAGGATAGCCCGCACGAATTATCGGACAGCCTGCGTTGCCGGACGTCGTGCAGGATCACGAGCTGTCCGACGGTCGTGCTTTGGGCATTTGCTTGTTCCCAATTCGACGGTGCAAAGGCCTCGGCAGCGCTCAGCGCATCCATAACGATGACGTCGCCGTGCCGATCGAATGTACCGCTGCGCATGCGCTCCCACTCACTACCGACCATTAGTTTCGAATATTCAAGAACATCTTCGCGAATCCGCGCTCTCCGCGTCGGCGGCAGGCCCACAGCGGTATGCCAGATATCTGCAGCAGCCGAGGCTTCTTGAGAAACCAACTGGCGTGCATCAGAGAAATGTTGCCACGTCACGACCGTGAGAAACCCGAGCACAACGGCATAAAGCGTGCCCACGACGGCAACGATGAAGCCTCCAACTTCGTTGTGTTTGACAAAGTCCTGTTCGCTAAAACGGCGATGAAGATATCGCTGCACGCCTCCTACCAGGACGAGGCACGACCACACAGCAAGAGCAAGTAGGCTCGGCGCCGGAAGGCTGATAAGACGGTCCACGAAGGCCGGAGCCTTAAACTGTTCTACCGCCGCCGCGATGGTGCAGAGAACGATGAGGCCGGCGAACGATTTCAAGAGGGCGAAGCGATCAACTCGCGCGTTTCCCGTTGCTGGAGAATCATTGCAAGCGCGGCCCCCATCCATGGAAGAGCGAACCGCCGCGCCAAATGCGAGGGAAGCGGCGCTCGTTGAGAGCGGTGTGGCCCTGCGGCGCATTAGCTGAAAGTGGTTGTCTATTCCGCCCCGTCTTTTCGGGCTCATCGGATGAAAGCGGTTCTCTCTTCCGCTCCGTCTTTTCGGACACGTTTGCCTTTCTGTTGGTTGCACGAGCAGCGGCGGGCGCCGCAACGGCGAAGATACTGTCAGAAGCGGACGGGGGAGACCACCGATATCTGTATAAACTAGCCGTATAATCGAGGTGACAGCATGTCATTCGGTCCGCTTTTACGGCAATTCCGGGTTGCGGCGGGGCTTACTCAAGAAGCCCTTGCGGAGCGCGCGGGGGTAAGCGCTGACGGAATCGGCGCACTCGAGCGCGGCACGAATCAGGCGCCGCAGCGAGACACGCTGAAGCTCTTGATCAAAGCACTAAACCTCAACATCGAAGAAGAGCGCGCACTCGCATCGCTTGCGATCCGATCGTCGCGCCCTCGCGACTATTCGCGAAGGCGGCGGGCAACTCACGATCTTCCGCGAGCATTGACGCCGCTTCTCGGACGCGAGCGTGAAATCGAAGAGGTCGCGCGGCTGCTGTCCGCGTCACCGCTGGTAACATTGATCGGAACGGGCGGCGTCGGCAAGACGCGACTCGCGATCGGCGTCGGGGAACAGCTCGCACAGTCGTTTCGCGACGGCGTTTCGTTCATCGACCTTGCTCCGCTGCAGGATTCCGACCGCGTCGCAAGCGTGGTCGCGTCGAAACTTGGCATCCGGGAATCCCTAGACCGTCCGGTCCTTGAAACCCTGACGGAGGCACTAAGGGAAACACAACTGTTGCTGATACTCGACAATTGCGAGCACCTTTTCAGTGCGTGCGCCGCGCTAGCCGATGCGCTCGTTCGTGGGTGCGACGGAATTGTCATGTTGGCGACGAGCCGTCAACCCCTGGACGTACCAGGTGAACAGACATATCGCGTAGCGTCGCTCGCCGTTCCGGACGACTGCGAGAGCATCACGGCAACGGAAGCGTTGCGGCACGCGTCGGTGGCGCTCTTCGAAGGGCGAGCAAGACGCGCGGTTAAATCGTTTTGCATCACGGACGCAAATGCCGCACCGATTTCGAAGATCTGCCGCCGGCTCGACGGCATTCCGTTTGCAATCGAACTTGCGGCGGCGCGTATGAAGCTTATGACGCCGCAACAATTAGAAGAGCGTCTGTTCGAGCGATTCGACCTCTTAGTGGGAGGCAGCCACCTGGAGCTGCCGCGGCATCAGACGATGCGCGCACTGATCGACTGGAGCTACAATCTCCTCACACCTGAGGAGCAAGAATTCTTCACGAGGCTCGCCGTCTTCACGTCGGATTTCTCGTTCGAGGCAGTTGCGCTCGTCTGCGCGGATGCGGCAGAGCCGCGGACGGTGGAACTTCTCGCTTCGCTCGTCGACAAGTCGCTGGTTACAAGCGAGCCGCGGGGCGCATTCCAACGATACCGGCTGCTCGAAACGCTGCGCGTATACGCATCGGAACACTTTTCCGGCGACCGCTTCGAGCTCGATCATCGGCACGCGCAGTACTACGCGGCGCTCGCGAGAGACGTACGGCCAGCCGACGTCGCGCGTTTGGATCCTGATGGCGAAAATTTGCATGCTGCGCTCGATTGGGCACTCGAGCGCCGTGGAAACGTGGGTTTGGGCATTACGCTTCTGGTTTCGATGCGGGATTTCTGGCTTCGGAGCGGACTCGTCGCTGAACCGGCGCATCGCGCGGAGCGCGCGCGGAGCTAAGGAATCTTACACCGGAACTCGAGGCTGCATTGTGGGGCATTTTGGCTTCGATGCGAGGCGAGCTCATGCTTCCGGCATCTGCGTTGGAGGCTGCGACGAAAGCACGTGACCTCTTCGAACGAACCGGCGACCGAAAGGGTCAGGCTCGCGCACTTCGCGATGCCGGCATCGCGCGAATGCGCCTTGCTGATTTGGCCGTCGCCGAGAGCGATCTCACTCGCGCATTTGAGATCGACGAATCCATCGGCGACGCTGACGAGACAGCGCGTGCACTCGGCGCGATCGCGTTGGTCTGTCAATTTGCCAATCGGCTTGAAGAATCACGATCGTTGCTGCTGCGCGTGCTCGAGATGAATCGGAGCGAGAGGGACGATCGAGCAACGCTCGTGACCCTGGTCAACCTTGCAGAAACGGAATTTGCTCTGGGGGAGACGGCGAACGCCGTCGCACACGCTCGCGAGAGTTTAGACAGCCCAATGTTGCGGCTGAACATGAGGATGCGAGCGAATCAGGAGGCTAATCTCGCGGCGTATCTTCTCGCTCTCGGTGAAGAGAAGGAAGCACGAAATGTCGCGTCGCGTGCGCTACGCCATGCCCTCGAGTTCGCCGACCATAGCGTAGCGACGAACACGTTGCAACATCTAGCAGCGATAATTGCGCGGCGCGATGCGCATCGTGCGGCCCGGCTTCTGGGCTACGTCGAAGCGCAGCTCGCTCGGACCGGTTACACGCGTGAATACAGCGAGCAATTTACATATGACCTCATGATAAGTCGGATGCACGAGGGGTTGAGCATCGACGAGATCATTGCGCTTCGGCGCGAGGGCGCATCAATGTCCGAAGCACAGGCAGTGCAACTTGCGCGCCAGCCACGGATACCGCAGAGCGTCGGCTAGAGGTTGTAGCACGGCTTCACGGGTCCCAAGTCGGTCGGTACGTTCGACGCCGCCGATCGTTCACTCACCGAGCTTCACCGTCTGCGGGAGTTGACTACAGCCGAATAAAGAGCCACACCACCGCCACATGTAAGAACTCTGACAAGCGCAAGGATGAGCACGGTGAGGTCCGGCGCATACGCGAAGCCGACGCTGGGAGACCATCCCCACTGCGGCAACACGTACCACGCTATCGCCGCGACCCAACGAGGTTGGCCGCAGCGATAAGGGTGTTGTGTAGGCGCGTCGGCAGGCGGCTCCGTAACCGGAGGCAACGCTCGGGGCAGTATATCGTGTACGACCGGGTACTCGTGAGCGCGCGACAACCAGCGTGTTTTGTTACGCTTGGGACGGGGTGGGGAACTCCGCGCTGGCGATCTGCTCGATCTGTTTCCACTGCAGCGTCTGATGTCGAAGCTGAAGAACGAGCGTTACCAAAGCAGCCGCGATGCCGCAGCCCACATCAAGAAGGAGCCCAGCCTTCACAGTGACGGCGACGAGCAGTGACATGAACGCGCCGACAAGCACCGCGTTGACGACGTTAATCATCCCTGACGCGGTAAAGAGCGGCTGCATTCGCATCCCGCGAATCGCCTCGTTCTGGGAAGTTCCCGCGAGATCGTCATGGACTGATAAGACGAAGTAGCGTTGAATGTCCGGGACAGTTTCGACGAAAAAGTGACGGATCCGATTCATCCCGCGCTCGTACATGGCCTCCGCCACAGCCGTTTGCTGAACGCGAACGTAGGTCGCCAGACCGATAAATGCCAGCGTAGCAAGGACGACGAGGCTGAACGCGAAGAACGGCTCGCCAAATCGGGACGTTTGTCCCACGAAGGCGATCGCGACAACGCCGCTCGAGACCGCAACAAGGAAGAGATTGATACGTCCGGTCGACTCGCTTACAAACGCACTTCGCGCAGTCTGAAGCGTGAAGTGCTCGGTCGTCAGGATCTGGAGCGCTAGGCTCTGCTCCTTCTCGGTCATGGAACGTTTCCGCCTCCGCAGCCGACCGTCAAACAAGCGTTCGGCGTAGCGAAAAAGCGCAAAGGATAGGTTGCCGCAATACACGCAGTCATGGCACGGTTGCTGTTTCCAAAATAAGTCCTCCGGCCGATTCTAACGCACGGTCCCAGACCGAGGATCTGCCGTCCAAGGGGCCAGAGCCGTAGCTTCTTGAGCCTGTGCGAACTCCCTCGGCGTCAGGTATCCAAGCGCCGAGTGAGGCCGTTCTCGTTGTAATCCCGGCGCTGCTGTGCGCGCTGGGCGACCAGCGCGAAACGCTCTACCACCTGCCGCTCGGCCGCTTGGCGGCCCCGGGGCGAGGGCGATGTGCTGGCCAATGCCACCACCCGCGACCGGCTTCGGGTCTTCAGGAGCATGGACAGTAACACGGGGGTGTTAGCCCCAGACCCCGGTGGGGCGGTGGCGACGGTGCAGCGCGCGAGCGAGCGCGCTTTTTTCGACTTCGGCTGGCTACAGACGCACCACAGCTTCAGCTTTGCCGACTACTACGACCCCGAGAACCTCA
Coding sequences:
- a CDS encoding endonuclease/exonuclease/phosphatase family protein, which codes for MVGCLYLPNGNPAPGPKFDYKLAWFDALIDYAGSLLARGVPAVLGGDYNVMPAELDVYKPERWVDDALFRPEVRAAFQRLAAQGWTDALRALHPGERIYTFWDYFRNAFGRDAGLRIDHTMLSPAVAARLVAASVDRDVRARQKTSDHAPTWVELS
- a CDS encoding beta-lactamase family protein encodes the protein MRLVNQNEIAERLEAYAERIGPFGFSGAFLVGRGADIVYERGVGYADRRTESPITPETIFDTGSITKQFTAATILALQEAGRLRVTDTLATFFPEAPEDKRAITVHHLLSHSAGLHFTFGHDYDPLTRDGLIAAIMASKLGSVPGTAFNYSNVGYTLLAAIIELVEGCSYEQVLRERILRPAGLNETGYVLPDWDRARIAHGYDGSADWGTSLDHLWASDGPYWNLRGSGGLLSSLRDLHRWHRALRDGSVLSEESRAALFRPNIPMTNEVSYAYGWSISKTPRDTTVASHHGTNGVFLADFRRYLDEDVVVLMFTNQATPGSAIVHPLQQFVFGPVPELPPSVDDHSDHLERFAGDYGSSIIVRVAAERTGLLVQPRDQPAFSVISAIPPKYAATAAQRNAKQQQALADAVVGDYRRWMALQLEDTPDVRARQHVFWDGVRDTVGTITAVNALGEVAGGNGVDSYACITGSEGALLVRIAWSHDECIQDVDAAPQLPEFRFARALDGTFINYDLRNQTVVRLRFGGDLTIEGPAGTFRVVRAMQRRPM
- a CDS encoding DUF4239 domain-containing protein, producing MKSFAGLIVLCTIAAAVEQFKAPAFVDRLISLPAPSLLALAVWSCLVLVGGVQRYLHRRFSEQDFVKHNEVGGFIVAVVGTLYAVVLGFLTVVTWQHFSDARQLVSQEASAAADIWHTAVGLPPTRRARIREDVLEYSKLMVGSEWERMRSGTFDRHGDVIVMDALSAAEAFAPSNWEQANAQSTTVGQLVILHDVRQRRLSDNSCGLSSFEWLVLAIGAFCVIGFCWLFGLSNKRIHLLMTSAVTVVTVSTLVLLFELQYPFRSSIGISSADWSAALGHLQMMQSGAQMDMRM
- a CDS encoding helix-turn-helix domain-containing protein; this encodes MSFGPLLRQFRVAAGLTQEALAERAGVSADGIGALERGTNQAPQRDTLKLLIKALNLNIEEERALASLAIRSSRPRDYSRRRRATHDLPRALTPLLGREREIEEVARLLSASPLVTLIGTGGVGKTRLAIGVGEQLAQSFRDGVSFIDLAPLQDSDRVASVVASKLGIRESLDRPVLETLTEALRETQLLLILDNCEHLFSACAALADALVRGCDGIVMLATSRQPLDVPGEQTYRVASLAVPDDCESITATEALRHASVALFEGRARRAVKSFCITDANAAPISKICRRLDGIPFAIELAAARMKLMTPQQLEERLFERFDLLVGGSHLELPRHQTMRALIDWSYNLLTPEEQEFFTRLAVFTSDFSFEAVALVCADAAEPRTVELLASLVDKSLVTSEPRGAFQRYRLLETLRVYASEHFSGDRFELDHRHAQYYAALARDVRPADVARLDPDGENLHAALDWALERRGNVGLGITLLVSMRDFWLRSGLVAEPAHRAERARS
- a CDS encoding tetratricopeptide repeat protein, with product MLPASALEAATKARDLFERTGDRKGQARALRDAGIARMRLADLAVAESDLTRAFEIDESIGDADETARALGAIALVCQFANRLEESRSLLLRVLEMNRSERDDRATLVTLVNLAETEFALGETANAVAHARESLDSPMLRLNMRMRANQEANLAAYLLALGEEKEARNVASRALRHALEFADHSVATNTLQHLAAIIARRDAHRAARLLGYVEAQLARTGYTREYSEQFTYDLMISRMHEGLSIDEIIALRREGASMSEAQAVQLARQPRIPQSVG